The Panicum virgatum strain AP13 chromosome 5K, P.virgatum_v5, whole genome shotgun sequence genome has a window encoding:
- the LOC120710402 gene encoding cytochrome P450 736A117-like — MADRLYYGTRDMVFAPYGERWRQLRRVCVSHLRTQRRVLRFGAVREQEAAALLGRVRGTAGAVVNLSDLLVAFSSAVISRATFGDAGYGLDGGANGGWAKLRKVFGEFEELLGTVPMAEMVPWLWLVDVVTGLERKARRTSEEIDRLLERVIADHRRRRRGGARRVGDGEEDCRDFVDVLQDLSEAEEEVGGVQLDTVAIKATILDMLVAGTDTTYTLLEWVIAELINYPARMRKLQDEIRAAVVGDHVTEDDLPKLPYLKAVIKETLRLHPPGPLLLPRETLEDTELQGYHVPARTRVVINTWAIGRDAATWGEHAEEFMQERFAADGEAEYHRMGADFRFLPFGGGRRGCPGVEFAVPANELALASLLYHFDWEVPVPVAGGGRPWTTAGSLVDMSEVNGLSVRLKRPLLLVAQPWPA; from the exons ATGGCCGACCGCCTCTACTACGGCACCCGCGACATGGTGTTCGCGCCCTACGGCGAGCGCTGGCGCCAGCTGCGCCGCGTCTGCGTCTCCCACCTCCGCACCCAGCGCCGGGTCCTCCGCTTCGGCGCCGTCCGCGAGCAGGaggccgccgcgctgctcggCCGCGTCCgcggcaccgccggcgccgtcgtgaACCTGAGCGACCTCCTCGTCGCCTTCTCTAGCGCCGTCATCTCGCGCGCCACGTTCGGCGACGCGGGCTacgggctcgacggcggcgccaaCGGAGGAtgggcgaagctgaggaaggttttCGGTGAGTTCGAGGAGCTGCTCGGGACGGTGCCGATGGCGGAGATGGTGccgtggctgtggctggtggacGTGGTGACCGGGCTGGAGCGGAAGGCCAGGCGCACGTCTGAGGAGATAGATCGGCTGCTCGAGAGGGTCATCGCCGaccatcgccggcgacgtcgtGGTGGTGCACGGCGGGTCGGAGACGGGGAGGAAGATTGCAGGGACTTCGTGGACGTGCTGCAGGACTTGAGCGAGGCAGAGGAAGAGGTCGGGGGAGTCCAGCTCGACACGGTCGCCATCAAAGCCACAATCCTC GACATGCTCGTTGCCGGCACCGACACTACGTACACGCTGCTGGAATGGGTCATAGCGGAGCTCATCAACTACCCAGCCCGGATGCGCAAGCTCCAGGACGAGATCCGCGCGGCCGTCGTCGGCGACCACGTCACCGAGGACGACCTTCCCAAGCTACCATACCTCAAGGCCGTCATCAAGGAGACGCTCCGGCTGCACCCGCCGGGGCCTCTCCTCCTGCCGCGGGAAACCCTCGAGGACACCGAGCTGCAAGGCTACCACGTCCCGGCGCGGACGCGTGTCGTGATCAACACATGGGCGATCGGCCGGGACGCGGCCACCTGGGGGGAGCACGCCGAGGAGTTCATGCAGGAGAGGTtcgccgccgacggcgaggcggaGTACCACAGGATGGGGGCGGACTTCAGGTTCCTGCCGttcggcggcgggaggagggggTGCCCGGGCGTCGAGTTCGCCGTGCCGGCCAACGAGCTGGCGCTGGCGAGCTTGCTGTATCATTTCGACTGGGAGGTCCCAGTTCCAGTTGCAGGTGGAGGGAGGCCATGGACGACGGCGGGATCGTTGGTGGACATGAGCGAGGTGAACGGCCTCTCCGTGCGACTCAAGAGGCCTCTGCTTCTGGTAGCTCAGCCCTGGCCTGCCTGA
- the LOC120705514 gene encoding cytochrome P450 71A1-like has product MDISPFAALLLVALLSLLLLFGSKGKKGGSPSSGDDGRRLPPSPPGLPLLGHLPLLGSLPHRKLQAMAAKHGPVMLLHMGRVPTVVASSAAAAQEVMKTHDLAFASRPRVRMAERLLSDYDMAFAPYGELWRQSRRVSVLHLLSQRRVRSFRHIREQEAAAMAGRVRRAGAGAAVNLNAVLISYTNGVISRAVFGDDGSYELDGGEKLAKLFSDFEELLGMATLGEFVPWLAWVDTLMGLEAKARRTSQEMGALLERVIADHRRRRGGQRREGDGHRDFVDVLLDVNEAEEHAGGGGGGGVPFDNEAIKAMILLMFTAATDTTYTTLVWAMAELINHPHEMRRVQDEIRAVVAGGDHITEEHLEKLRYLKHVIKETLRLHAPLPLLLPHATTEDTQLLGYRVPARTRVIVNAWAIARDPAAWERADEFVPERFAGDDLTTDYMMSAQDFRFVPFGGGRRGCPGVGFAVPSMELALATLLYHFDWELPAGGPSKLEMDEMNGLSVRLKATLHLVAKPWSCP; this is encoded by the exons ATGGACATCTCGCCGTTTGCTGCCCTGCTTTTGGTTGCTCTCCTCtccctgctcctcctcttcGGCAGCAAGGGGAAGAAGGGTGGTTCTCCGTCCAGCGGGGACGATGGTCGGCGActgcctccgtcgccgccggggCTTCCCCTCCTCGGCCACCTTCCCCTTCTTGGCTCCCTACCGCATCGTAAGCTCCAAGCGATGGCCGCCAAGCACGGCCCGGTGATGCTCCTGCACATGGGCCGCGTGCCCACCGTGGTGGCCTCCTCGGCGGCTGCGGCGCAGGAGGTCATGAAGACCCACGACCTGGCCTTCGCGAGCCGCCCGAGGGTGCGCATGGCGGAGCGCCTCCTCTCCGACTACGACATGGCCTTCGCCCCCTACGGCGAGCTCTGGCGCCAGTCGCGCCGCGTCAGCGTGCTCCACCTCCTCAGCCAGCGCCGCGTCCGCTCCTTCCGGCACATCCGGGAgcaggaggccgccgccatggccggccgcgtccgccgcgccggcgccggcgcagccgTGAACCTCAACGCCGTCCTCATCTCCTACACCAACGGCGTCATCTCCCGCGCCGTGTTCGGCGACGACGGGAGCTACGAgctggacggcggcgagaagcTCGCGAAGCTGTTCAGCGACTTCGAGGAGCTGCTCGGGATGGCGACCCTGGGGGAGTTCGTGCCGTGGCTGGCGTGGGTGGACACGCTCATGGGGCTGGAGGCCAAGGCGAGGCGCACGTCCCAGGAGATGGGCGCCTTGCTGGAGCGGGTCATCGCCGACCACCGGCGGAGGCGCGGTGGCCAGCGGCGGGAGGGCGACGGCCACCGGGACTTTGTGGACGTGCTGCTGGACGTGAACGAAGCGGAggagcacgccggcggcggcggcggcggcggagtcccGTTTGACAACGAAGCCATCAAGGCCATGATCCTG CTCATgttcaccgccgccaccgacaCGACCTACACCACGCTGGTatgggccatggcggagctgaTCAACCACCCACACGAGATGCGCCGGGTGCAGGACGAGATCCGCgccgtggtcgccggcggcgaccacaTCACCGAGGAGCACCTGGAGAAGCTGCGCTACCTCAAGCACGTGATCAAGGAGACGCTCCGGCTgcacgcgccgctgccgctgctgctgccccacGCGACGACGGAGGACACCCAGCTGCTGGGCTACCGTGTTCCGGCGCGCACCCGGGTCATCGTCAACGCCTGGGCCATCGCGCGCGACCCCGCCGCGTGGGAGCGCGCCGACGAGTTCGTGCCGGAGCGGTTCGCCGGCGACGACCTCACGACGGACTACATGATGTCCGCGCAGGACTTCAGGTTCGTGCCGttcggcggcgggaggaggggcTGCCCGGGGGTCGGCTTCGCCGTGCCGTCCATGGAGCTGGCGCTGGCGACCCTGCTCTACCACTTCGACTGGGAGCTGCCGGCCGGCGGGCCGTCCAAGCTGGAGATGGACGAGATGAACGGGCTGTCCGTGCGGCTCAAGGCGACGCTGCATTTGGTCGCAAAGCCATGGTCTTGTCCCTGA
- the LOC120705516 gene encoding cytochrome P450 71A1-like, whose amino-acid sequence MDVSPFAALLLGALVSLLFFATRRRNPSSDGRRRLPPSPPGLPLLGHLPLLGPLPHRTLQAMAAKHGSVMLLRLGRVPTAVASLAAAAQEVMKTHDLAFASRPRARMTERLVYGRDMAFAPYGREQEAAAMVGRVRRASPGAVNVTALIISYTNGVISRAAFGDQGRFGVDDGEKLTQLFADFEELLGTVTIGDFVPWLAWVDALMGLDAKAARTSAQMDALLEQVIADHRRRRRDGRREDDGHRDFVDVMLDVNEEAEENAAAGGFVFDNVAIKAIVLDMFAAATDTTYTSLVWAMAELINHPHEMRRVQDEVRAAVGGGGHVTEDHLPKLRYLRCVIKETFRLRTPLPLLLPRETMEDTQLLGYHVPARSRVIVNAWAIARYPASWDRADEFVPERFAGGDLTADYLLGQDFRFVPFGAGRRGCPGIGFAVPSMELALASLLHHFDWELPAGGPSKVEMDELNGLSVRLKAALLLVAKPWSP is encoded by the exons ATGGACGTCTCACCGTTTGCTGCACTGTTGCTCGGTGCTCTCGTCTCCCTGCTCTTCTTCGCCACTAGGAGGAGGAATCCCTCCTCCGATGGCCGGCGTCGTctgcctccgtcgccgccggggCTTCCCCTCCTCGGCCACCTGCCCCTCCTTGGCCCCCTGCCTCACCGTACGCTCCAGGCCATGGCCGCCAAGCACGGCTCCGTGATGCTCCTGCGCCTCGGCCGCGTGCCCACCGCGGTGGCCTccttggcggccgcggcgcaggAGGTGATGAAGACCCACGACCTGGCCTTCGCGAGCCGCCCGAGGGCGCGCATGACGGAGCGCCTCGTCTACGGCCGCGACATGGCCTTCGCCCCCTACGGTCGGGAGCAGGAGGCCGCCGCGATGGTCGGCCGCGTCCGCCGCGCCTCACCGGGCGCCGTCAACGTCACCGCCCTCATCATCTCCTACACCAACGGCGTCATCTCCCGCGCCGCGTTCGGCGACCAAGGGAGATTCGGGGTGGACGACGGCGAGAAGCTCACCCAGCTGTTCGCCGACTTCGAGGAGCTCCTCGGGACGGTCACCATCGGGGACTTCGTGCCGTGGCTGGCGTGGGTCGACGCGCTCATGGGGCTGGACGCCAAGGCGGCGCGCACGTCCGCGCAGATGGACGCCTTGCTCGAGCAGGTCATCGCGGACCACCGCCGGAGGCGACGTGACGGCCGGCGAGAGGATGACGGCCACCGGGACTTCGTCGACGTGATGCTGGACGTGaacgaggaggcggaggagaacgccgccgccggtggattCGTGTTTGACAACGTAGCCATCAAGGCCATTGTCCTG GACAtgttcgccgccgccaccgacacGACCTACACCTCTTTGGTATGGGCCATGGCCGAGCTCATCAACCACCCACACGAGATGCGCCGGGTCCAGGACGAGGTCCGcgcggccgtcggcggcggcggccacgtcaCCGAGGACCACCTGCCGAAGCTGCGCTACCTCAGGTGCGTGATCAAGGAGACGTTCCGGCTGcgcacgccgctgccgctcctccTGCCCCGGGAGACGATGGAGGACACGCAGCTGCTCGGCTACCACGTTCCGGCGCGCAGCCGCGTCATCGTCAACGCCTGGGCCATCGCGCGCTACCCCGCGTCGTGGGATCGCGCCGACGAGTTCGTGCCGGAGcggttcgccggcggcgacctgaCGGCGGACTACCTGCTCGGGCAGGATTTCCGGTTCGTGCCGTTCGGCGCCGGGAGGAGAGGCTGTCCTGGGATCGGGTTCGCCGTGCCATCCATGGAGCTGgcgctggcgagcctgctccaCCACTTCGACTGGGAGCTGCCGGCCGGCGGGCCGTCGAAAGTGGAGATGGACGAGCTGAACGGGCTATCGGTGCGGCTCAAGGCGGCGCTGCTTTTGGTTGCTAAGCCATGGTCTCCTTAA
- the LOC120708893 gene encoding uncharacterized protein LOC120708893 codes for MSAPPEAAESSRARQQPEEEPSDDAPQRRRWVALGLMTGGPHRAGDERHRRILRGRDLLLDLHDPPAASTLVLRANLTTLFPIIFVADSSSARLLYFLCDARARTADRLPAVPSSELAGPDACPLGGLDLCPRRSIGLIADPDHAGHFMVAQLHPVPATRHAFILFYSTATRRWATKQLASAPEHKRWGGHGVLAHQGLLWWVDVAYGMVVCNPFDDAPHLRLVPLPDGCALRGVEVERNFYGWQRTRAYLDQRRFIRPSEGKLRYVEIRGFNYDTAAAAAEPRTTPPSGSINLVWMWTLLDPDGPNPWELEYEAPFAEIWAHDSYVAAGLPPDKVPNLALVDPDNHGVVYFFQGTRLFGVDVRARRVVACGDCVIGDTPIEMGGNLSSRFVEAWVPPEPDTCSQPARSFSVCADFSDHFRPLLPFTRQLPIMLACAE; via the exons ATGTCGGCGCCGCCCGAAGCCGCCGAGTCCTCGCGCGCCCGCCAGCAGCCGGAGGAGGAGCCGTCCGACGACgccccccagcgccgccggtgGGTGGCCCTCGGCTTGATGACAGGCGGGCCGCACCGCGCCGGGGacgagcgccaccgccgcatcCTCCGCGGCCGCGACCTCCTGCTCGACCTCCACgacccgccggccgcctccaccCTGGTGCTGCGCGCCAACCTCACCACCTTGTTCCCCATCATCTTCGtcgccgactcctcctccgcccgcctccTC TACTTCCTCTgcgacgcccgcgcccgcaccgcCGACCGCCTCCCCGCCGTGCCCTcctccgagctcgccggccccgACGCCTGCCCGCTCGGCGGCCTCGACCTCTGCCCGCGCCGCAGCATCGGCCTCATCGCCGACCCGGACCACGCCGGCCACttcatggtcgcccagctccaccccgTCCCCGCCACCCGCCACGCCTTCATCCTCTTCTACTCCACCGCCACCCGCCGCTGGGCCACCAAGCAGCTCGCCTCCGCCCCGGAGCACAAGCGCTGGGGCGGCCACGGCGTCCTCGCCCACCAAGGCCTCCTCTGGTGGGTCGACGTCGCCTACGGGATGGTCGTCTGCAACCCCTTCGACGACGCGCCGCACCTGCGCCTCGTCCCGCTCCCGGACGGCTGCGCCCTGCGGGGCGTCGAGGTGGAGCGCAACTTCTACGGCTGGCAAAGGACCCGCGCGTACCTCGACCAGCGCCGCTTCATCAGGCCCAGCGAGGGCAAGCTGCGATACGTCGAGATCCGCGGCTTCAACTAcgacacggccgccgccgccgccgagccccgaaCGACCCCGCCGTCTGGATCAAT AAACCTTGTCTGGATGTGGACGCTCCTCGACCCCGACGGCCCCAACCCCTGGGAGTTGGAGTACGAGGCGCCCTTCGCCGAGATCTGGGCCCACGACAGCtacgtcgccgccggcctgccgccGGACAAGGTCCCCAACCTCGCCCTCGTCGACCCCGACAACCACGGCGTCGTCTACTTCTTCCAGGGCACGCGGCTCTTCGGCGTGGACGTGCGCGCGAGGCGGGTCGTGGCCTGCGGCGACTGCGTCATAGGCGACACTCCGATTGAGATGGGCGGAAACCTATCCTCCCGCTTCGTCgaggcctgggtgccgccgGAACCTGATACATGCTCACAGCCTGCTAGATCATTTTCAGTGTGTGCTGACTTCTCTGATCATTTTCGTCCCCTGTTACCATTTACTAGGCAGTTACCAATCATGCTTGCTTGTGCAGAATAG